The sequence below is a genomic window from Daphnia pulicaria isolate SC F1-1A chromosome 6, SC_F0-13Bv2, whole genome shotgun sequence.
TGACCAAAACACGCCACACTCCAAGACCAATCGCGCTCCATTTTGGCCGCCTCAATAGTCATTTAGTCCGTCATCATCCGACCGAAGGAGCAATATAGATACGTAACAGacgaaaacacacacacacacacacacgcaatgGGCAAATCTCTCtctagagagagaagaataagaagtcGGACGGCCACTAATCGCAGAGACTCACGACGTCGTCGAGTCTCTTCTCCGTGCCGACGTCTTCTAGCAAGGGAACTCGTCGTCGTCAGTCCATTCGATTAACTGAAAGTTTTGCTAAGACGACGCTGGCCGACGACTCACGCTCTATGAATGTGGGATCCGGCACCATTccaatttcatcttcttttcttttccccttttcaaaGGCCAAACAGACACGTCAAGGAGAGAACGGAAGAAAGAggcaaggaaagaaagaaaaagggtacTACTACATAGGATCCCGACAAGGCTCGAGGTTAAATCTGTCCTCGACAGGGCGTCTTTGATGGTGGTGGAGGCGTTAAAAAAGTgagggacgacgacgatgaagaaaaaataaaaagtgcgaCCCATTTGAATGGGCCCTGATTCAAGGACTGCAGCAGGGGGCATAACTAGACAAACGCCATCATCACTCTACACCTCTTTGATCGCTCAACGTGTCAAAATACCAAGCCCAACAACGTCACActaaacaaggaaaagaaaagttatctGTCTCGTTTGACGATTCGATTGTTTGgggattttttggggtttcctCATCCATGAGAAACAAAGTCGAGTTCTTCTTCACTAAGACTACGTCGACAGTAAATAACGCGCTGTTTTtgtttcctcccttttttttttatctagtgAACGCGCGCTCACTCAAGACAAACAGTAACCACTACTCTCTTCtcgttttctccttttctacTCCGCCTACCTTTTTCCAATTCGAGCGGCGAGCGGCTGAGATTCCAAAATAAACCCGAAACGACCGGCTCACGCCTTCACGAAACTCTGGTGCGTCCCACCCGACAGTACAAAGCGCActcctccctttttctttttgagacgATAATCATCGACGACCAAGACACGACACAGTTTTTGTCGATCGATCCCCTCCCATTCGGGTGGCGTTTTTTTATCCTAGACGCTTTAGTTTCACATGAACACATACGCACAGAGACAGCATTCCATTTCACGAGACAGCAGAGGTGTCGAAACTCGACCTTCTTCTATATAATAACACCCCACCCACCCCTAACAACTCCCGCACCCCTCAAACACGAGTCTCAATAAGCTGCTGCCAAATGTGCTGTAACATTTCAAAGACCACGCACTCCCTGTTCTGACAAACAAATGCGCACAACCGGAGACCCAGCCGCTGGCATTCGATGAACCAAACGTCTGCTTGTTGTCTGACTGACAAAACTTGCAAGGTTATGTGCATTGCATTGTCTTAGGTCCACCAACCCCTCAATACTTGCAGTTTTCTGCTGACAGCTCGTTGGCATAATTACTTTGACAGGGCAATTCCAAACATATTCCAGAGCAACGGCTACTACCTATGTGAAATTATTCACAGCGTGTTGTGAAATTGGAATATGTCTTGAGACCAGCACCACATTTGCAAGTAAAGACTCTTCTGACGATGGGTTTGGTCTCAACAATAGAAACGGGTAAGAAGCAACCAGCAACAtctttgaaagaaatgaacCACTTTCTAGAACTCTTGGAATTTGAGATATTATTCAGTATGAACTTGTATAAAGGAGAAAACCAGTTTGAACTGATTCAAAGGaatttgggagaaaaagacAATAATGACAGTTGAGTGACCCATTCGGTCAAGCCGTCTAGATCAACAAAACTACGCTTAAACACTGGGGAAAAGTTCTTACCTGTAGAATTTGATGATTTCATCTGATGTAATAGTGTGTGAAAACCATTGGTAATCGAATTTCACTGTCAATAACTCAATAtacaagaaagaaatagaCAAAAACCTCCTCGAAAATCAACACAACTTTTACGGACTTCACAATCTTCTTTTGTCTACTACGGGCAACTCAACTCACGAAGCGCCCAAGGCTGACTTGGTCCCACgcaaatcatttttgttttctccttttttacggAAGCGGCAAACAACAGGCCAGAAGCCAAAAGGCAAGTTCTTGTTTTTACTGTAACCTTTTCTCCTCCAGcagcaatatttttttttcgtggggAATAAATATATGCAGGCAAAGAGTTGGATTGCGTGTTGCACGCGCTCCTTAAAGAGTAAGTGTGGTTGGCTTCATCCTCCCGAAGTCTCGGCCTCTTTCCGCTTGGCTATACAGAACGCTCCTTATATGGATATTTTTCGCCGATCACTGAAGGTCACTATGCAGATAACAGTCACGCTTCGCTACTCTATACACGCCCTGACATTCACGTTCACAATAGAAAGATGGAATTACGATACTGTTTGAGGATGGTCAATAgaataatcaaattattttctccATACACAGACTAAGTGTATACTATCTCTTAGACTGCAGTGTCCAACAAAGGGAAGAATGCTGATAAGCttcatcaaaacaaaaagtagaGCGGAATGCGTGAATGATAATGTAACCTTGTGAAATTGTATGGTGCGCACGAATATAGACGGCATGACTGTAGATGAAGCAAGGTTCGTAACATTGTTTGTCTTTGGTTGATAACAGGCAGCCATCTATGAGCCTCGGCCCTTAAAGtctcaaaatattttaaggatattaatttttataatgtgAAGACTTTAAACCAACAGTTTTTGTAAAGATGAACAAACACATGATTATCATATTACTGTCAGAAATGACAACGAATTATCGGTCTTAAAAACTAGTATGCTTAAGCGAAAATTAGTAGAACGGATGACCATTAGATTTCAGATACGTAGGAGATAACAGCGCTTTGATGTTGAATGAGCAGAACTTCTTCTAAAAGTCTGATGTAATCAATTGCTCTCCTCTAGAAAAACACAGATGGATTCAAGTCGTTAAAATTTAATGGGTCAAATGTACAGCCTTACCAAGATAGCAACTTTACTCGAACGACGAGCTCTTACATCTTCGTAAGCTGGACCTCTGGTTTTATCGATCGTGTTTCCTTCGCTTTCTCTAAAATTGTGATAAAGAAATAAGTAATAAAGTGAATCTTGTTTTATTCATAGTGATTAATTTACTACCCAAAGTCAGTTGGAACAACCTGGTGAAGTTTTGAAAAGGCAACATTGACCTGAAATTCACATAATTTACTTAATTACGAATAAATACATTAAAATTGTAACTACACTATTAGCTTGAAAtcagaaaatctaaaaaaataattcgctTACTGATTGAACACGACGTCTCTCTCGTGCGTTTCGTCGAGCTACTTGAAACGCTGGACGGACGCTGTGAGGTATGTGAGGAATATGGCGATAATTGGATTTAATGTTACACTTTTTCCCCCTGCACAAAATTGCTACCTAATTCATTAATATCTAACAAAACGCTACAGAAACTTACGTTCCTGCTCCGTGGGCGCCAATATCATCCGAATAATGAGTAGCAGATGATCCATTGCTGTACGGACGGAAGTTCTCTTCTTGTGTACCCAGCGACGCAGAATTCCAGGTGATTGAAAATG
It includes:
- the LOC124343350 gene encoding uncharacterized protein LOC124343350, whose translation is MSDQQVLPYPTSSFVTVQEGNAFSITWNSASLGTQEENFRPYSNGSSATHYSDDIGAHGAGTGKKCNIKSNYRHIPHIPHSVRPAFQVARRNARERRRVQSVNVAFSKLHQVVPTDFGESEGNTIDKTRGPAYEDVRARRSSKVAILRRAIDYIRLLEEVLLIQHQSAVISYVSEI